Within the Thiohalobacter sp. IOR34 genome, the region GCCCATGATCAGCGACCAGCCGTCGATCAGCACGAACAGCATGATCTTGAACGGCAGCGAGATGATCATCGGCGACAGCATCATCATGCCCATGGACATCAGCAGGCAGGCGATCACCAGGTCGATGACCAGGAAGGGGATCAGGATCAGGAAACCGATCTGGAAGGCGGTCTTCAACTCGCTGGTGACGAAGGCCGGCAGCAGCAGCGAGAAGGGCACCTTGTCCACCGACTCCACCTGATCGACCTGACCGATCTCGGCAAACATGTCGAGATCGCTGCTGCGCGTCTGTCCGAGCATGAATTCCCGGAACGGCTCGGCCGCTCGCTGCAGGGCTTCCTGGGGCGCGATCTCCTCGTCCAGATAGGGTTGCAGCGCCTGGTCGTATACCTGGTCGAAGACCGGCACCATGATGAAGAAGCTGAGCAGCAGCGCCAGGCCGATGAGAATCTGGTTGGAGGGCGACTGCATGGTGCCCAGGGCCTGGCGGAGAATGGCCAGCACGATGATGATCCGGGTAAAGGAGGTCATCATCATCAACGCTGCCGGCAGAAAGCCGAGGGCAGTCATCAGCGCCAGCACCTGGATGCTGACCGAATAGGTCTGACCACCGTCGGCCCGGTTCTCGACGGTGATCGCGGTCAGCCCGGTGTCGGCCATGGCACCCAGCGGCAGCAGCAGCAACAACAGGGGCAGCAGACTGCAAAGGCGCTTCATGGCGTCCCGTCCTTGCCCAGTGCCGCCTTGAGACTGGCCGCGAAACCCGCCATCTCCTTGCCCGGCGCCGCATCCAGCGGCAATGCCCTGTCGAGCACATGCAGGGTCTGCACCCGCCCGGGGGCGACGCCGAGCAGCAACTGGGTGTCACCGACCTGAATCAGCACCACCCGTTCGCGGGTACCCATCGACAGTCCGCCCAGCACCCGCAGCGAACCATTGGCCACCGACTGCATGCGGGTCAGCCGCTTGAACAGCCAGCCGAAGCCGACGATCAGCAGCACCACCAGCGCCAGCCCCAGCAACATCTGCAGCAGGCTGCCCGCAGCCACGGGTTCCACCAGGGGCGCCGTCTCATCGGCCGCGACCAGTGTCTGCAGGGGCAGGAAAAGCAGCGCCAGGCCTGATATCCGGATACGCATGGCGACCTACTTCAGCTTTTTGACGCGTTCCGAGGGACTGACCACGTCGGTCAGGCGGATGCCGAATTTCTCGTTCACCACCACCACCTCGCCATGCGCCACCAGGGTACCGTTGACCAACACGTCCATCGGTTCACCGGCCAGCCGGTCCAGCTCCACCACCGAGCCCTGATTGAGCTGCAGCAGATTGCGGATGCTGATCCGCGTGCGGCCGATCTCCATGGCGATGGTCACCGGAATGTCGAGGATCAGATCGAGATTGACGTCCTCGTCCTGCACCACCGGCAAGCCCTCACTCTGCAGCTCGTCCAGCTCCGCCGGCTGAACCGCCGGGTCGCCGCCACCAGCCGCCTCACCACCGCTCTCGGCATCGGCCTGCTCGGCCATCGCCGCGGCCCAGTCGTCGGCCATGGCTTCCTGATCTACATTCTGTTCTTCGTCTGTCATGTCTGTCTCCGGGAACCCTTCAATGCTTCGGTACCAGATCGGTCACCTGACCCAGCGAGAGATCGGTCTTCTGGATGGCTTCGGTGATCTTGATTGCCCGGCTGCCATTGGATATGCCGAGTTTGCCGCGGAACAGCGGAACCTCCTCCGCCTCCAGCACCACCGTCTCCGGCAGGTCGATGGGGATGACATCGCCGGGCTTGAGCGCCATCAGCTCGCGCATGCTCAGGCTGACCTCGGTGAGGGTGCTGCCCATCTCGATGGTGGCATCCTTCATCTCCTCGCGGATGGCGATGCGCCAGCGCTCGTCCACCTCGGAGCGGTCGCTCTGCACGCCGGCATCGAGCAGATCGCGGATCGGCTCGACCATGGAGTAGGGCATGGTCACGTGCAGCGCCCCACCGCCTCCCTCCAGCTCGATGTGGAAGGTGGATACCACCACCACCTCGGTCGGGCTGACGATATTGGCGAACTGGGGGTTGACCTCCGAGTTCATGAATTCGAAATCGATGTCCAGCACCGGCTTCCAGGCCTGCTTGAGGTCGATGAAGGCCTTGTCCAGCATGCGCTGGATGACACGCTGCTCGGTGGGCGTGAACTCGCGGCCCTCGATCTTGGCGTGAAAGCGGCCGTCGCCGCCGAAATAGTTGTCCACCGCGCTGAACACCAGCTTGGGGTCGAACACGAACAGCGCCGTACCGCGCAGGGGGGAGATTCTGACCAGGTTCAGACTGGTGGGCACGAACAGGCTGTGCACGTATTCGCCGAACTTGAGCATCTGCACGCCGCCAACCGAGATCTCGCCCTGGCGGCGCAGCATGTTGAACAGGGTGATGCGGAAATGGCGGGCAAAGCGCTCGTTGATCATCTCCAGGGTCGGCATGCGACCGCGGACGATACGGTCCTGGCTGGTGAAGTCATAGGCCTGCGCCGTACCGTCACCCGGCCCCTCGTCGGTCTCGGTCTCTACATCGCCGCTGCCGACACCATGCAGCAGGGCATCGATTTCTTCCTGGGAAAGAAGATCGTTCACCGCGTCACCCCCTACTGCATCACGAAACTGGTGAAGTAGATGTTCTCGAGCTTCGCCTGACCGGTCAGCTCACCGAGCACCCGGCGGACCTCCTTCAGCGCCTCCTGTCGCAGCTTCTCCTTGCCCTCCCGGGTATTGAGCGCCTCCGGCGACTGACTGCTGAACAGCATCACCAGGCTGTTGCGGATCGCTGGCGCATGTTCCTTGACCCGTTCCAGAACGGCAGGGTCGTGGTCGGCGGCCTGCAGGGTGAGTTGCATGAAGCGCATGTCGGCATCGGCGCCGAAATTGACCACGAAGGGTGGATCCATCGGCAGGTAGAGCATCGGTCCCTTGGGAGCCGCAGTGGTCTTTTCCACCGCCTTCCCGTCGCCCTTCTCCGCTACCGGCGGTTCCTCACCGCCACCGAGTATGCCGGCGAAATACAGGGTGCCCAGGATCGCGCCGACCAGCAGGACCACACCGAGCACGCCGATGATGATCCATTTCAGCGACCCGCCCTTGTCGGGTTCTTCCTCGCCAGCGGTATCCAGATCCAGATCGTCAGCCATGTCACGCTATCCCTCTATGAGTCTCACTCCAGGGGTAGCAAGAGCTATGCCACGCGACGGGGATTTTTTTTATCTTGCCAGATCAGGCGGATAGAGAAGGAAAAGAAAACGCTGACGGGGAATTGGCGGCTGGATCACACCTCGCAGCCGGTTCTTTGGCGACTTCGGACGGCCTCAATGCTGCGGCAGTTCCCAGGAGGTCTCGTTCAGCCAGGCAGTGAAATGCTGACGCGACAGCGGCCCGCTGATGTGGAAACCCTGGGCCGCATCACAGCCCAGTACCTGGAGCAGCTCCCAGGCACCGTCGTCCTCGACACCCTCGGCCATCACCCGGAAACCGAGATTGTGGCCGATATCGATGATGGAGCGGACGATCACCGCATCGTTCTCGCTGTGGCTGATGCCGCCCAGGAAGGAGCGATCGATCTTCAGGGTGCCGATCGGCAGACGCTTCAGGGAGGGCAGCGAGGAATAGCCGGTGCCGAAATCGTCCACCGCGACGCCGATACCGAGATCGGCCAGCCGCTGCAGCACCTCGATGCCATGATCGAGATCGGCCATCAGGGTGTCCTCGGTGATCTCGATCTCCAGACAGTCACCGTCGACGCCGGCCTCGCGCAGGGCCCACTGGATGCGCTCCAGCAGGCGTGGCGAACGGAAGGAACGCGCCGATACATTGATCGAAACCGGCAGCTCGAGCCCGGCCTGGCGCCATTCGTTGCACTGGCGCAGGGCGGTGACCAGCACCCAGTTGGTGATGGGCGACATCAGTCCCATCTGCTCGGCAGTATCGAGGAAGCGCGCCGGCGCCACCAGCCCGTCCCGCGGATGTTTCCAGCGCAGCAGCGCCTCGGCGCCGCACAGGCGCCGGCTGTGCATGTCGACCTTGGGCTGGTAGTGGAGTTCGAATTCGTTGCGTTCCAGGGCATGACGCAACTGGG harbors:
- the fliP gene encoding flagellar type III secretion system pore protein FliP (The bacterial flagellar biogenesis protein FliP forms a type III secretion system (T3SS)-type pore required for flagellar assembly.) is translated as MKRLCSLLPLLLLLLPLGAMADTGLTAITVENRADGGQTYSVSIQVLALMTALGFLPAALMMMTSFTRIIIVLAILRQALGTMQSPSNQILIGLALLLSFFIMVPVFDQVYDQALQPYLDEEIAPQEALQRAAEPFREFMLGQTRSSDLDMFAEIGQVDQVESVDKVPFSLLLPAFVTSELKTAFQIGFLILIPFLVIDLVIACLLMSMGMMMLSPMIISLPFKIMLFVLIDGWSLIMGTLAQSFFT
- the fliO gene encoding flagellar biosynthetic protein FliO, which encodes MRIRISGLALLFLPLQTLVAADETAPLVEPVAAGSLLQMLLGLALVVLLIVGFGWLFKRLTRMQSVANGSLRVLGGLSMGTRERVVLIQVGDTQLLLGVAPGRVQTLHVLDRALPLDAAPGKEMAGFAASLKAALGKDGTP
- the fliN gene encoding flagellar motor switch protein FliN → MTDEEQNVDQEAMADDWAAAMAEQADAESGGEAAGGGDPAVQPAELDELQSEGLPVVQDEDVNLDLILDIPVTIAMEIGRTRISIRNLLQLNQGSVVELDRLAGEPMDVLVNGTLVAHGEVVVVNEKFGIRLTDVVSPSERVKKLK
- the fliM gene encoding flagellar motor switch protein FliM, with the translated sequence MNDLLSQEEIDALLHGVGSGDVETETDEGPGDGTAQAYDFTSQDRIVRGRMPTLEMINERFARHFRITLFNMLRRQGEISVGGVQMLKFGEYVHSLFVPTSLNLVRISPLRGTALFVFDPKLVFSAVDNYFGGDGRFHAKIEGREFTPTEQRVIQRMLDKAFIDLKQAWKPVLDIDFEFMNSEVNPQFANIVSPTEVVVVSTFHIELEGGGGALHVTMPYSMVEPIRDLLDAGVQSDRSEVDERWRIAIREEMKDATIEMGSTLTEVSLSMRELMALKPGDVIPIDLPETVVLEAEEVPLFRGKLGISNGSRAIKITEAIQKTDLSLGQVTDLVPKH
- a CDS encoding flagellar basal body-associated FliL family protein; translated protein: MADDLDLDTAGEEEPDKGGSLKWIIIGVLGVVLLVGAILGTLYFAGILGGGEEPPVAEKGDGKAVEKTTAAPKGPMLYLPMDPPFVVNFGADADMRFMQLTLQAADHDPAVLERVKEHAPAIRNSLVMLFSSQSPEALNTREGKEKLRQEALKEVRRVLGELTGQAKLENIYFTSFVMQ